Below is a genomic region from Leucobacter exalbidus.
CCGTACCAAATGAAGTACATCGCGAGGAACATGCCCCAGCGCGGCTTGAACTTACGCTCGATCGCCAGCAGCACGACAATGCCGAGGATGTTCCACACCATCTCGTACAAGAAGGTGGGGTGGAACAGCGTGTCAGCGGGCAGGCCGATGGGGAACGCCGGGTTCGAAGCCTCGATTTGCAGGCCCCAGGGAAGCGAGGTCGGGCCACCGAAGAGCTCGTGATTGAACCAGTTGCCGAGGCGGCCGACGGCCTGTGCGAGCAGCAGGCCGGGCACGAGGGCGTCGGCGAACGAGAGGAACTTGATGCCGGTGATGCGCGAGGCTACCAGCACGCCAATGGCGCCGCCGAGCAGCGCACCGAAGATGGCGATGCCACCCTGCCAGAACGCGAATGCGTCGAGCGGGTTCTTGCCGGGCCCAAAGTAATCGCCCCAGTGGGTGACCACGTGGTACAGGCGTGCACCGATGATGCCGAGCACGAGTGACCACACGAGGAAGTCAAACACTGCGCCGCGTTCACCACCGCGCTGACCGAGTCGGCGAGCGGTCCACACCCCCGCGAGCACAATGCCCAGGATGATGCAGAGTGCGTAGAAATAAATGCGCAGCGGACCGATCTGCAAGAACTGCATTTCTGGGCTGGGGATGCTGAGCGGGAGAATCATTCACTCCTCTTTCACTGGCGGTGGTGCCGCCCTCGTCGCGCGGGCGGCAGAGCCGTCCAAGTGGAATTGCCGCGTGAGCGGCGGTCAGGGATAATTCTAGCGCGCGCTGACCGCAGGATCGGTGGGCGCACCCTGCGTGCCGCTGGCAATGTGGCGTACGACTTCGGCGAGTGCGGGCACTCCCCCGTCGCGCAGTGCGCGCACGAAGGCGGTGCCGACGATCGCGCCGTCAGCGTAGTCAAGGGCGGCTGACACCTGTTCGGGTGTCGAGATGCCAATGCCCACGCACGCCAGCGGAGCGCCTGCTTCGCGCAGCCGCGCGGTCAGCGTGCGAGCCGCCTTATCGAGTTCGGCTCGTTCGCCGGTGATGCCCATCGTCGACACGGTGTAGACGAACCCGGTCGTGGCTTCAGAAACGAGACGCAGGCGCGCATCGGTTGAGCTGGGGGCCGCCAAGAACACGCGGTCGAGGCCGAACTGCTCGCTGACCGCGATCCACTGCGCGGCCGAGTCAGGCGTGATGTCGGGCGTGATGAGCCCCGCGCCACCGGCCGCGGCGAGGTCGCGCGCGAAGCGCTCGACACCGTACTGCATCACCGGGTTCCAGTAGGTCATAATGAGCACGGGCACGTCAACGGCTTCGCGCACACGACGCACCGCTTCGAACACGTGGGTCAGCTTGAAGCCGTCAGCAAGCGCGGTCTTCGTCGCTTCCTGAATCACGGCGCCATCCATCACCGGATCGGAGTAGGGCACCCCAAGCTCAATGACGTCGGCACCGTTTTGCGCCAGCGCAATGGCGGCTTCAACGCTCGTGCCGAGATCGGGGAAACCGACCGGCAGGTAGCCAATCAGTGCGCCCTTGCGCTCAACGTTTGCCTGCTTGATTGCGCGTGAGACCGAAGATTCGTGCGTGCTCATTCGTCCACTCCAGCTTCGTGGTCAAACAGATCAAAGTAGCGACCTGCCGTGCCCATGTCTTTATCGCCACGGCCAGACAAGTTCACCGCGATCACTGAGCCTTCACCCAGTTCACGGCCGATCCGCAGCGCACCGGCCAGCGCGTGCGCCGACTCGATTGCGGGGATGATGCCCTCGCTGCGGCTCAGCAGCCGCAGTGCCTGCATGGCTTCGTCGTCGGTTGCGGGAATATACTGCGCGCGACCGATATCGGCGAGCCAGGCGTGCTCGGGGCCAACGCCCGGGTAGTCGAGGCCGGCAGAAATCGAGTGTGACTCGATCGTCTGGCCGTCTTCGTCCTGCAGCACATACGTCAGCGCACCGTGCAAAATACCGGGGCGACCGCGCTCGATTGAAGCGGCGTGCTGCTCGGTGTCAACACCAGCGCCCGCGGCTTCGACACCGTAGAGCTTGACGTCGGCGTCATCGAGAAACGCGTCGAACATGCCGATGGCGTTCGAGCCGCCACCCACGCAGGCCACGACCGCGTCGGGCAGCTTGCCCGTCTTCGCGATCAGCTGGGCACGCGCTTCTTCAGAGATGATCTTCTGGAAATCGCGCACCATGGCGGGGAACGGGTGGGGGCCTGCGGCCGTACCGAAGATGTAGTTAGTGCGCTCAACCGAGGCCACCCAGTCGCGGTATGCCTCGTTGATCGCATCCTTGAGGGTGCGTGAGCCCGCGGTCACGGGAATCACTTCAGCACCCAGCAACCGCATGCGGGCCACGTTGAGGGCCTGACGCTCGGTGTCAACCTCGCCCATGTAAATGGTGCACTCGAGGCCGAACAGGGCCGCTGCGGTGGCCGTGGCCACACCGTGCTGGCCGGCGCCGGTCTCTGCGATGACGCGGGTCTTGCCCAGGCGCTTCGTGAGCAGCGCCTGACCGAGCACGTTGTTGATCTTGTGCGAACCGGTGTGGTTCAGATCTTCGCGCTTCAAGAAGATGCGTGCGCCGCCCGCGTGCTCAGCAAACCTGGGCACCTCGGTGATCGGCGACGGCCGACCAGCGTACGATTCGAGCAGCTCGGTGAGCTCGGCACGAAAATCGGGGTCAACCTTGGCTGCCTCGTATGCTTCGGTGAGTTCGTCGATCGCTGCGATCAGCGACTCGGGCATATACCGCCCACCGAACTCTCCGAAGAAGGGCCCGTGAGCATCCCGGAGGCTCGTGGCCCCCGCCTCAGTGTGTGTCATGGTCTCCCTGTTCGGGTTAGACGCTCAAGTAAGACTTCAGCGTCGAAATCGGGTCTCCGCCGGTGACGAGTGCTTCGCCGACGAGTACTGCATCGGCACCTGCTTCGCGGTATCGCTGTACGTCTTCGACGCCCAATACCGCCGACTCAGCGACGCGAATCACGCCGGCTGGAATCTGATCGGCAACGCGGCCAAATAGCTCACGGTCGAGTTCAAAGGTGCTCAAGTTGCGGGCGTTGACGCCCACGAGCTGTGCACCCAGATCGACCGCGCGAGCGACCTCGTCTGCGCTGTGCGTCTCAACGAGCGGGGTCATCCCGAGCTCGCGAATCATCGCGTACAGCGTTTCGAGGCGATCCTGGGGCAGTGCCGCCACGATCAGCAGCACCAGGTCGGCACCCGCTGCGCGGGCCTCAAGGATCTGGTATTCCTCGCCAATAAAGTCTTTACGCAGCACCGGAATGCTGACTGCCTTGCGTACCGCTTCAAGGTCGGCAAGCGATCCCTTGAACTTGCGTTCTTCGGTGAGCACGCTCACCACGCTGGCGCCGC
It encodes:
- the lgt gene encoding prolipoprotein diacylglyceryl transferase: MILPLSIPSPEMQFLQIGPLRIYFYALCIILGIVLAGVWTARRLGQRGGERGAVFDFLVWSLVLGIIGARLYHVVTHWGDYFGPGKNPLDAFAFWQGGIAIFGALLGGAIGVLVASRITGIKFLSFADALVPGLLLAQAVGRLGNWFNHELFGGPTSLPWGLQIEASNPAFPIGLPADTLFHPTFLYEMVWNILGIVVLLAIERKFKPRWGMFLAMYFIWYGLGRSVTESLRVDPSLLFLGIRTNVLAAILMVVLGIVLYIVQRKRHVGIETTVYLPNRINPADMALVATSNADEYFHIVDRGTASDTNDDGSEDEQQDRTAAHHPIASANN
- the trpC gene encoding indole-3-glycerol phosphate synthase TrpC, producing MLDQLLAGSLEDARQRRSRLSYSELEKLALSRTPALDALAALAPEDHMKVIAEVKRASPSRGDLASIAEPQALAAQYEAGGASVVSVLTEERKFKGSLADLEAVRKAVSIPVLRKDFIGEEYQILEARAAGADLVLLIVAALPQDRLETLYAMIRELGMTPLVETHSADEVARAVDLGAQLVGVNARNLSTFELDRELFGRVADQIPAGVIRVAESAVLGVEDVQRYREAGADAVLVGEALVTGGDPISTLKSYLSV
- the trpB gene encoding tryptophan synthase subunit beta; this encodes MTHTEAGATSLRDAHGPFFGEFGGRYMPESLIAAIDELTEAYEAAKVDPDFRAELTELLESYAGRPSPITEVPRFAEHAGGARIFLKREDLNHTGSHKINNVLGQALLTKRLGKTRVIAETGAGQHGVATATAAALFGLECTIYMGEVDTERQALNVARMRLLGAEVIPVTAGSRTLKDAINEAYRDWVASVERTNYIFGTAAGPHPFPAMVRDFQKIISEEARAQLIAKTGKLPDAVVACVGGGSNAIGMFDAFLDDADVKLYGVEAAGAGVDTEQHAASIERGRPGILHGALTYVLQDEDGQTIESHSISAGLDYPGVGPEHAWLADIGRAQYIPATDDEAMQALRLLSRSEGIIPAIESAHALAGALRIGRELGEGSVIAVNLSGRGDKDMGTAGRYFDLFDHEAGVDE
- the trpA gene encoding tryptophan synthase subunit alpha, whose amino-acid sequence is MSTHESSVSRAIKQANVERKGALIGYLPVGFPDLGTSVEAAIALAQNGADVIELGVPYSDPVMDGAVIQEATKTALADGFKLTHVFEAVRRVREAVDVPVLIMTYWNPVMQYGVERFARDLAAAGGAGLITPDITPDSAAQWIAVSEQFGLDRVFLAAPSSTDARLRLVSEATTGFVYTVSTMGITGERAELDKAARTLTARLREAGAPLACVGIGISTPEQVSAALDYADGAIVGTAFVRALRDGGVPALAEVVRHIASGTQGAPTDPAVSAR